From the Sulfurimonas hongkongensis genome, the window TGCATTATCCCTGTTAGTGGAGGAAAAGATAGCTATTTTCAAATTCATATTATCAAAAAAGTTTTAGGTTTAAATCCATTACTAGTAACATATAATGCTAATAACTATACAAAAACTGGTATGGAAAACCTAGTAAATATGAAAGAAGTTTTTGGCGTTGATCATATATTCTTTACTCCAAGTATTGATGTTTTAAAAAAGCTCAATAGGATGGGTATGAAAATGATGGGAGATATGAATTGGCATGCGCATGCAGGTATTAATACATATCCTATCAAGGTTGCAGTTGCCCAAAAAGTACCTTTAATGATTTGGGGGGAGCATGGCCGAATGGAACATGGAGGAATGCACTCTCATAATGATATGATAGAATTTACATATAGATACAGACATGAGCATCAATTAAGAGGATATGAATGGAGTGATTTTGTAAAAAGAGCAAAAGAGTTTGGTGAAACACTATCTAAAGAAGAGATGATTCCATGGATGTATCCCAATGATGAAGAGATAGAAGATATCGGAGTAAGGGGAATATACTTAAGCAATTATGTTAAATGGGATGCCACTAGACATACTAAAATGATGATTGATTTGTATGGATTTAAAGAATCAGATGAGCCGTTTGAGAGAACATTTACGAAAACATCAAACCTTGATGATATGCATGAAAACGGCATACATGATTATATGAAATATATAAAATTTGGATATGGAAGAGCCACTGATCATGCTTGTCGTGAGATAAGAAAAGGCAGAATGAGTAGAAAAGAGGCTATACCAATAGTATTAAAAATGGATCCCATTAAATCAAAAGACTTATATCGTTGGCTTGATTATGTAGGTTGGAGCGAAGAAGAGTTTGATAAAATAGCTGATACTTTTAGAGACCCTAGAGTTTGGTGGAAAGATAAAAATGGAAACTGGAAAAAAGATAATATTAAAAATTAGACAGAGGTAAAAATGACTGAAAATGATATAAGACCGGACTCATTAAGAGCAAATCAAAAGCAATATGAAGATGAAGACATTGCTTTTATGATTGCAAAAAGAGAGCAATTTGAAAAAGTAAACTGCCCAGCATGTGATTTTAACAATCGACATGAACTGTTTTCAAAAAATTTAATGAAATACAAAGAGTGTGATAATTGTGGTATGCTATATATTAACCCAAGGCCTACACATAAAATACTCAAGTCATTTTATAGCAACTCACCTGTTTATAAATACTTCAATGATTTTATCTTCCCAGCATCTAAAGAAGCAAGAAGAGATAAGATATTTATTCCTAGAGTACAAAAAATTTCTTCACTAATTGATAAATATAATATCAATACAAATTTTATTTTGGAAATTGGGGCTGGATACGGGCTATTTTGTGAGGAAATGGTAAAAATAAATAAATTTGACAATGTTGTTGCAACAGAAGCATCAGATAGTTTATATGAAACTTGTACTAGTCATGGATATAAAGTATATAATGGAATTTTTGAAGAGTTAAACATAAAAGAAAAGTTTGATTGTGTAGTTTCATTTGAAGTTATTGAACATGTATCTAATCCATACAGTTTCTTAAAAAAAATATACTCAACAATGACAAATAATTCATTACTCTATTTAACATTTCCTCATTATAATGGTTTTGATATTGGGGTAGAAAGGGAAAATTCAAGAAGCGTGGATCATGAACATTTAAACTATTTCAATGAAAATTCTATAAATATTTTACTAAATAGAGTTGGCTTTGAATTAGTAGAAGTAGATACTCCTGGTGTTTTAGATGTCGAGTTAGTAAGAAAAGATATTTTATCAGGGATATATAAACCAAATGCTTTTATCAAAACTGTATGCATTGATAGATATGAGGAATTGGGAGAAAAATTTCAAAAATTTTTGACTGATAACAAACTCTCATCAAACATGTCAATAGTTGCAAAAAAAATATAAAGTTAAAAACTAAAGAGGTTATATAAATGAATAATGATATTTGGCTAGGTAAAAAAGACATAATAAGTAAGTGCAGAGATAAAAAAGTTGTTTTTTGGGGTAATGGAGAATGGGTAGAAAAAACAATTAAACTATTAAATTTAGTACCAACATATATAATTGATAATAATAAAAGCATTCAAGGGCATTATGAAAAAGGAGTCAAGATTATTGACTACAAAGATTTAATTGATAAGGAAAATTATTTTATTATTATCACAACAGGTTCTTTCAAGGGACTTGTTAGAGAACTTAAAGAAAAAAGTTTAATTGAGGGGGAAGACTTTGTATGTTCCCCTGTATTAAATAATTTAAAAATAAGAGATGAAATTATTTTTTTGGATAAAAATATTTTGTTTAGTGTACCTGCTCCAGCTTGCGATAAAGGTGGAGTTTATGTGTATAATACAAAAACAAAAAATTTAAACCAAATTTTTAGTGGAAAATCAAGAGGTCTTGCAAAAAGTGAAAATTATATATGCTTAGGAGATGAAATAGAAGGTATAATTTTATTTGATCACAAACTTAATATAGTAAATAAAATACAAGTATTAGACAATTCAATAGCACATGGAGTTTCTATTTCAGAAAAACACAATAAAATTTTTATGGGAAACTCAGGCAGAGATTCTGTGTCTATCTTTGATTTAAGCACAGGTAAACATTTAGATGAGATAAAAATAAGTGACAAATTTAGCAGTTCACAAGAAGCTCAACATAATGTTAATGATGTTTTTTTTGATGAAAATACCGAAACCTTATTAATCTCTATGTTTTCATTTACAGGAAACTGGAGAAAGGGAGTTTATGATGGAGGGGTTTTAGAATATGACCTCAAAACTAGAAAAATTAATGGACCTATAATAGAAAATATGTGGATGCCCCATTCAATTCAGATTATAGATAATAATATGGTACTTTTAGATAGTATGAGGGGAGACTTATATAAGACTAATAACAAAATAATAGGAAATTTTGATGGTTTTATCAGAGGAATAGATAAAGATGACAAATTTTTTTATATAGCTCAAAGTTCACATAGATATTTTGATAGATTAAAAGACATTTCATTAAACATTTCATTAAACTGTGGTATTTATATATTTGATGAAAACACCAAGGCAAGCATGTTTCATTCTTTTCCTGAAATAGAAAATATTCATAGTGTTATTGCATTATAAGAAATTCGTTAATTAATAAATATTATGAATTCAAACCCAAAAAAAAATGTTTATATCATAGCAGAAATCGGTATTAATTTTAATGGTAGTTTAGAGAATGCTCTTAAAATGATAGATGTCGCAAAACAGTCAGGTTGTAATGCAGCTAAGTTTCAAATGTTTAGTGCTAAAAACTTATATCCTAGAAGTGCTGGTGAGATGGACTGGAAAGATGATAAAAGAGAGTATAGCTACGATATTTATGAGGCGGTAAAATCATTTGAATTACCAATTTCATGGATTGATGATATAATTAAATATTGCAATTTAAAACAAATCGATTTTATGGCTTCTGTATTTGATATTGAGGGCTTAAACTTTTTAATTGAAAAAGGTATGAAAGTAATTAAACTTTCTTCATATACGATAACACATATTCCATTAATTGAAGTAGCAGCAAAAACAAAACTTCCTATCATCATGAGTACAGGTGGTGCTAC encodes:
- a CDS encoding DUF4915 domain-containing protein, with amino-acid sequence MNNDIWLGKKDIISKCRDKKVVFWGNGEWVEKTIKLLNLVPTYIIDNNKSIQGHYEKGVKIIDYKDLIDKENYFIIITTGSFKGLVRELKEKSLIEGEDFVCSPVLNNLKIRDEIIFLDKNILFSVPAPACDKGGVYVYNTKTKNLNQIFSGKSRGLAKSENYICLGDEIEGIILFDHKLNIVNKIQVLDNSIAHGVSISEKHNKIFMGNSGRDSVSIFDLSTGKHLDEIKISDKFSSSQEAQHNVNDVFFDENTETLLISMFSFTGNWRKGVYDGGVLEYDLKTRKINGPIIENMWMPHSIQIIDNNMVLLDSMRGDLYKTNNKIIGNFDGFIRGIDKDDKFFYIAQSSHRYFDRLKDISLNISLNCGIYIFDENTKASMFHSFPEIENIHSVIAL
- a CDS encoding class I SAM-dependent methyltransferase is translated as MTENDIRPDSLRANQKQYEDEDIAFMIAKREQFEKVNCPACDFNNRHELFSKNLMKYKECDNCGMLYINPRPTHKILKSFYSNSPVYKYFNDFIFPASKEARRDKIFIPRVQKISSLIDKYNINTNFILEIGAGYGLFCEEMVKINKFDNVVATEASDSLYETCTSHGYKVYNGIFEELNIKEKFDCVVSFEVIEHVSNPYSFLKKIYSTMTNNSLLYLTFPHYNGFDIGVERENSRSVDHEHLNYFNENSINILLNRVGFELVEVDTPGVLDVELVRKDILSGIYKPNAFIKTVCIDRYEELGEKFQKFLTDNKLSSNMSIVAKKI
- a CDS encoding N-acetyl sugar amidotransferase — protein: MLDDKYCIEPDRPKEMIWCKKCLYPSSSATSLSFDEKGVCSGCQVSKEGETNVDWDRRWKLLQRLTDEYKNQDRSNYDCIIPVSGGKDSYFQIHIIKKVLGLNPLLVTYNANNYTKTGMENLVNMKEVFGVDHIFFTPSIDVLKKLNRMGMKMMGDMNWHAHAGINTYPIKVAVAQKVPLMIWGEHGRMEHGGMHSHNDMIEFTYRYRHEHQLRGYEWSDFVKRAKEFGETLSKEEMIPWMYPNDEEIEDIGVRGIYLSNYVKWDATRHTKMMIDLYGFKESDEPFERTFTKTSNLDDMHENGIHDYMKYIKFGYGRATDHACREIRKGRMSRKEAIPIVLKMDPIKSKDLYRWLDYVGWSEEEFDKIADTFRDPRVWWKDKNGNWKKDNIKN